In Stanieria sp. NIES-3757, the DNA window TTAAGCTTAAGAATTTCGATTGATAAAAAAAACTAACGCAAAAACTTTGTACGATCTAATTTTTATTTGTACTGCTATACTTTATTATTTGGTGATACTTTCTCGTTTGAAAGTTAGTTTTAATTCTGGTAAATCAGAATTTTTTAGTCTTCTGATAATTTCTTGTTTGGCTAATTCAAAAGTATTATATTCTTCATTAAATCCAAAAGGAATCCAAGCACTATAGCCGATAGTTTCTAGTTTGATATTTACTTTAGCAGGTACGATATATTTTCGAGCAGAAACATAAAATTTTTCTACGTAACCTTCTCCATTTTTTAAATCTTTTAATCCTGTAGCGACTTTAGCAAAATCTTGTAAGTATTCTTCTACCAATAACCAAGCTAGTTTATCAATACTGGTTAAAAGATAGACAGTATTAAGTTGACGAGAAGAAGACATAACTTGTTTATTATTTATTATTCCTTGTCCTAAACTATCAAACTTTAATTTTATATCTTTATGATTTTCCCTAAAAAAACATTTAATATATAATCCAATTTTATTTCCTCTATTAATCCCAATTATATTGCTTCTATTATATTTCTCAGAGTTAATTCCACGACTAATAAGTAACTCTTCAATAGTAGTTAAGACCAAATCGGTAGGTTGATAACGGCTTCCTACTCCTCTTTGACCTGTTTTATGGTCTTGGCTAATTTGAATTAATTTTTGTTTAACAGATTCTCTATATATTGATTCCTTGAAATGTAAAGAAATTAAATCACAAGTATAAGGATATAATCTTTGTAAAAATAAACGCCGATTACCTTGTGCTTTGTCACTCTGTTGTTTGATTTTAGTTAGAGATTCTGGTGTGATTACTTTGATATTTTCTTGAGCTAAATTAATTTGATTGTATTCTTGAAATTGTTTAACTTCGTTGTTTAAGCTCCAAAAGTTTAAGATATCTATTTCAATTACATAGCCATTAATGGAAAGACGATAAACAAAAGGATATTTTTGAGGACAACCTTCCCACTTGTTAGCATAAATCTTACGATTATTAAATGCTGCTTTAATAATTGCTTCATTTTCATCTACTGACTCTGGATTGAATTTTTCCTTAAAGATTTCCCAGTCTAAACAAATATGAATAATATTTAAATTGAGTATTTTTTGGGATTTTAGCCATTCAAGGTTAATTTGAGATTCAATATTTTTTCTTGGTGGTTCAACTCCTAAAATAAAAGCAAAATCTGAAATCGCAACGATAGTTTCTCTCAGTAATGTTTCTGTGGGGCGTACTTTTTTAGTTTTAACTGGACTAGAGTTAAGATGTGGCTGGTACTTGGCAATACGTTGCTTTTCGATATTGTCTAACTCTGAATGAATGATTGATTCGTAATAGATAGTAAAAGATTGTTTCTTTTGTGCTTGTAATTGGTAAATACGATGATGAGATTTTCCCTGCCAACGTTTACGAAGGTTTTTTGCTTTTCCGA includes these proteins:
- a CDS encoding Excinuclease ABC C subunit domain protein gives rise to the protein MIADSAILQLPQVSLHTKELLPEYSGIYYVLDEKNTVWYIGKAKNLRKRWQGKSHHRIYQLQAQKKQSFTIYYESIIHSELDNIEKQRIAKYQPHLNSSPVKTKKVRPTETLLRETIVAISDFAFILGVEPPRKNIESQINLEWLKSQKILNLNIIHICLDWEIFKEKFNPESVDENEAIIKAAFNNRKIYANKWEGCPQKYPFVYRLSINGYVIEIDILNFWSLNNEVKQFQEYNQINLAQENIKVITPESLTKIKQQSDKAQGNRRLFLQRLYPYTCDLISLHFKESIYRESVKQKLIQISQDHKTGQRGVGSRYQPTDLVLTTIEELLISRGINSEKYNRSNIIGINRGNKIGLYIKCFFRENHKDIKLKFDSLGQGIINNKQVMSSSRQLNTVYLLTSIDKLAWLLVEEYLQDFAKVATGLKDLKNGEGYVEKFYVSARKYIVPAKVNIKLETIGYSAWIPFGFNEEYNTFELAKQEIIRRLKNSDLPELKLTFKRESITK